Proteins encoded by one window of Conger conger chromosome 1, fConCon1.1, whole genome shotgun sequence:
- the fam8a1b gene encoding protein FAM8A1, translating to MADLEEERCRSVKAENLCKNKLGQRSGPNIAATKQGEEKQESVNRQKAAGNMTTTEYCVKLQEWMWQYYSGYVNWQGWMTTSTYPYYPPQTGSEAPTVPFWGTGQSSSDIRSWYNNQFNFPVPSYFATSPNPGGQTGEVTAGTTPVSTERPVPQQQQNGNVQQAGREYMIPSPLQRFLAEMLDFFILFFIKATIILSIMHLSGMKDISKFAMHFIVEEIDEDTSMEELQKMMLVALVYRILVCFYEIICIWGAGGATPGKFLLGLRVVTCDTSVLVRPNRVLVVPASNVTLSASTVRALNKNFSIAFFFPAFITLLFFQHNRTVYDIVAGTIVVKRNRLR from the exons ATGGCCGACTTGGAGGAAGAAAGATGTAGAAGCGTTAAAGCAGAGAACCTTTGCAAGAACAAGTTAGGGCAAAGGTCCGGGCCAAACATCGCAGCAACTAAGCAAGGAGAGGAAAAACAAGAATCTGTGAACAGGCAAAAGGCAGCTGGAAACATGACGACCACGGAATACTGCGTAAAGTTGCAGGAGTGGATGTGGCAATACTACAGTGGGTATGTGAACTGGCAGGGCTGGATGACGACGTCTACGTATCCTTACTATCCACCGCAGACAGGGAGTGAAGCCCCTACAGTGCCTTTTTGGGGAACGGGTCAGTCATCTTCAGATATTCGCAGTTGGTACAACAACCAGTTTAATTTCCCTGTACCGTCCTATTTCGCGACGAGTCCTAACCCCGGTGGTCAAACTGGAGAAGTGACGGCTGGAACCACTCCCGTGTCCACCGAAAGGCCTGTGCCACAGCAGCAACAAAATGGAAATGTGCAACAAGCAG GTCGGGAATACATGATCCCTTCTCCCCTACAGAGATTCCTTGCTGAAATGCTAGATTTCTTCATCCTTTTCTTCATCAAAGCAACTATAATACTGAGCATTATGCACTTGAGTGGAATGAA AGATATTTCCAaatttgccatgcattttattgtggaaGAAATAGATGAGGACACTTCTATGGAAGAGCTACAGAAAATGATGCTGGTGGCTCTGGTTTACAGGATACTGGTCTGCTTCTATGAG ATCATCTGTATCTGGGGAGCTGGGGGAGCTACTCCAGGGAAGTTCCTCCTTGGTCTTCGGGTGGTCACATGTGACACCTCAGTCTTGGTCCGTCCCAACCGGGTCCTGGTGGTACCTGCATCCAATGTCACCCTCTCTGC ATCAACGGTTCGGGCCCTCAACAAGAATTTCTCCATTGCCTTCTTCTTCCCAGCCTTCATCACCCTCCTCTTTTTCCAGCACAACAGGACCGTGTATGACATCGTAGCTGGCACCATTGTGGTGAAGCGAAACAGACTGAGATGA